One window of Thermococcus celericrescens genomic DNA carries:
- a CDS encoding nucleotidyltransferase domain-containing protein, translating to MGILLYGSHAQGEATERSDVDICLVKPKPGTYERVLEELGGKYDVKVFEELPLYVQIDVIKNHRVIYGDELELLEYFYRFRKLWNDMEHRIRESRFESVRGKVRLRRRAREKAKVINGHFKSKHSVHNVKFPKKNFKLFSRQ from the coding sequence ATGGGGATTCTTCTCTATGGCTCCCATGCCCAGGGAGAAGCGACGGAGCGGAGCGACGTTGATATTTGCCTGGTGAAGCCAAAACCTGGGACTTACGAGAGGGTTCTTGAAGAGCTCGGTGGAAAGTATGATGTTAAGGTCTTTGAGGAGCTGCCACTGTACGTCCAGATCGATGTAATCAAGAACCACAGGGTCATCTATGGAGACGAGCTTGAGCTTTTGGAGTACTTTTACAGGTTCAGAAAGCTCTGGAATGATATGGAGCACCGAATACGGGAGAGCAGGTTTGAAAGCGTGAGGGGAAAAGTCAGGTTGAGGAGGCGTGCCCGCGAGAAGGCAAAGGTAATTAATGGGCATTTTAAATCCAAACATAGCGTTCATAACGTTAAGTTTCCAAAAAAAAATTTTAAACTTTTTAGTAGGCAATGA
- a CDS encoding ABC transporter ATP-binding protein, whose product MSKALHRVLQVGLAHKKYVFLLITLGAVSTLLSAAVPFYIQSLIENLGKMNTDDILKNIGIILLLYTASTIIYLYSGFVSNFAETKAAAWLKRKLFISTLLSENINPGDALSRIQSDTEIVGRMGMSLIPAIIIEAFSLIIGVTVIFRLNPYLGAVTLITLPVYGLSLRAFIHGLKLASSEERKRYSESVTAFKEGIDGRLDIKTLDAFDYLIKRVSERLDRWVNASKKVAFYSTASYGLQSYLSTILPLLVLLSGVVFVKNGMATLSSVIATFTYLGRVYYPVERFAFFWSSYHRAVPIIERIWEFIEIEPSLERPTCTPEDWGIELQGVSLSRERSQVLKEISERIAFGKNLGIVGPSGVGKTTLALIISGIIRPTKGKVKIGKCPPESLLGRELIYVPSQPYLFEGTVRENIALGKNLTDSEIVEILKTVELEELNPDLPIEEGGKNLSLGQRQRIALARALARNPRIIILDEATSGMDSEREARILQRLRKMEMTLITISHRLSTIREMEEIWVLEEGRILCRGRHEELFKSCEKYRELFKEQEKSKNALY is encoded by the coding sequence TTGAGTAAAGCACTCCACAGGGTTCTTCAGGTTGGACTGGCTCACAAGAAATACGTGTTCCTCCTCATAACTTTGGGGGCAGTATCAACCCTCCTATCTGCAGCTGTGCCGTTTTACATCCAAAGCCTCATTGAAAACCTCGGCAAGATGAATACCGATGATATCCTGAAGAATATTGGAATTATACTCCTCCTGTACACCGCATCAACGATCATCTACCTATACTCAGGTTTTGTTAGCAACTTCGCAGAGACGAAAGCTGCCGCATGGCTTAAAAGAAAACTGTTCATCTCAACTCTGCTCTCAGAGAACATCAACCCCGGTGATGCTCTCTCCAGAATTCAATCGGACACGGAAATCGTCGGTAGAATGGGAATGTCTCTAATCCCTGCCATCATTATAGAGGCATTTTCTCTAATCATTGGAGTGACGGTTATCTTTAGACTAAACCCATATCTAGGTGCCGTCACCCTCATAACACTTCCAGTCTACGGTCTCTCCCTTAGAGCGTTCATCCATGGACTTAAGCTGGCCTCTTCAGAAGAGAGAAAGAGATACTCAGAGAGCGTTACCGCATTTAAAGAGGGAATAGACGGTAGGCTTGATATAAAGACCCTCGATGCGTTCGACTATCTTATCAAAAGGGTCTCGGAAAGGCTTGACCGTTGGGTCAATGCATCAAAAAAAGTTGCTTTTTACAGCACGGCCAGCTACGGCCTTCAGTCGTATCTATCAACGATCCTACCACTTCTTGTTCTCCTAAGTGGCGTAGTTTTTGTTAAGAATGGAATGGCCACTCTTTCGTCGGTGATCGCCACGTTTACATATCTCGGCAGAGTCTATTACCCGGTTGAGCGATTTGCATTCTTCTGGAGCAGTTATCACAGAGCCGTTCCCATAATTGAAAGAATATGGGAGTTCATTGAAATCGAACCGTCCCTTGAAAGACCAACGTGTACTCCAGAAGATTGGGGTATTGAATTGCAGGGTGTATCCCTATCCCGCGAAAGAAGTCAGGTTCTAAAGGAAATCTCCGAGAGAATTGCCTTTGGCAAAAACCTCGGCATAGTGGGTCCTTCGGGAGTTGGAAAAACAACGCTAGCCTTGATAATCTCGGGAATAATTAGACCCACCAAGGGCAAAGTTAAGATCGGAAAGTGTCCACCCGAGTCCCTTCTTGGCAGGGAACTTATCTATGTTCCGTCACAGCCGTATCTCTTTGAGGGAACGGTTAGGGAAAACATTGCTCTCGGAAAAAATCTCACAGACAGCGAAATTGTAGAGATCCTAAAAACCGTTGAACTTGAGGAACTAAATCCCGATTTACCTATTGAAGAGGGCGGTAAAAATCTATCGTTAGGCCAGAGACAGAGGATAGCCTTAGCGAGAGCTCTAGCTAGAAATCCTAGGATCATAATACTGGATGAAGCCACTTCGGGTATGGATTCTGAGAGGGAAGCAAGAATCCTCCAAAGGTTGAGAAAAATGGAGATGACCCTTATCACCATATCCCATAGACTCTCAACAATCAGAGAGATGGAAGAGATATGGGTTCTTGAGGAGGGCAGGATATTGTGCAGGGGTAGGCACGAAGAGCTGTTTAAGAGTTGCGAGAAATACCGTGAGCTGTTCAAAGAGCAGGAGAAAAGCAAGAACGCTCTTTACTAA